The following proteins are co-located in the Cydia pomonella isolate Wapato2018A chromosome 19, ilCydPomo1, whole genome shotgun sequence genome:
- the LOC133528253 gene encoding silk gland factor 1: MISQKLSYGDVPTSASLSSLSPGLAPPYVNSMGCMPAQPYPNLYSNNMVAGGSCMGSPGVGYSPPSTMASCMGGAGGVPYGSLPREQEAASPTSALQRARNDKTYRRSYTHAKPPYSYISLITMAIQNNPTRMLTLSEIYQFIMDLFPFYRQNQQRWQNSIRHSLSFNDCFVKVPRTPDKPGKGSFWTLHPDSGNMFENGCFLRRQKRFKDEKKEVIRQAQKATHGHGHHGGHEKRDHHDKGGELRAAGGGVGDDKEMRDELLAQLHAAPELCLPEHTPLALEHYAQLKQEPPGYAPAPHPFSITRLLPGADTKSDLKMYDVNYGYGHSAENYYQSSLYHHHHAHAQPPL, from the coding sequence ATGATCTCGCAGAAGCTGTCGTACGGCGACGTGCCGACGTCCGCGTCGCTGAGCTCGCTGTCGCCGGGCCTCGCGCCGCCTTACGTGAACAGCATGGGCTGCATGCCAGCCCAGCCTTACCCGAACCTGTACTCCAACAACATGGTGGCCGGCGGCTCGTGCATGGGATCCCCGGGCGTGGGCTACTCGCCCCCCAGCACCATGGCGTCCTGCATGGGCGGCGCCGGCGGCGTGCCCTACGGGTCCCTACCAAGAGAACAGGAGGCCGCCTCGCCGACCTCGGCGCTCCAGCGAGCGCGGAACGACAAAACCTATCGCCGCTCATACACGCACGCGAAGCCGCCCTACTCCTACATCTCGCTCATCACTATGGCCATCCAGAACAACCCGACACGAATGCTGACGCTCTCGGAAATCTACCAGTTCATCATGGATTTATTCCCGTTCTACAGACAAAACCAGCAGCGCTGGCAGAACTCCATTCGGCATTCGTTATCTTTCAACGACTGCTTCGTAAAAGTTCCGCGGACACCCGACAAGCCCGGGAAAGGGTCGTTCTGGACGTTGCATCCAGACAGCGGGAACATGTTTGAGAACGGTTGTTTCCTCCGTCGCCAAAAGCGATTTAAGGATGAAAAGAAGGAGGTGATTAGACAAGCGCAGAAAGCGACGCACGGGCACGGACACCACGGAGGGCACGAGAAGAGAGATCACCATGATAAGGGCGGGGAGCTCCgcgcggccggcggcggcgtCGGTGACGACAAGGAGATGCGTGACGAGCTTCTCGCTCAGCTTCACGCCGCGCCCGAGTTGTGCCTGCCCGAGCACACGCCGCTAGCGCTCGAGCACTACGCGCAGCTGAAGCAGGAGCCGCCCGGGTACGCGCCCGCGCCGCATCCCTTCAGCATCACGCGGCTGCTGCCCGGCGCCGACACCAAGTCCGACCTGAAGATGTACGACGTGAACTACGGGTACGGGCACTCGGCGGAGAACTACTACCAGTCGTCGCTGTACCACCACCACCACGCGCACGCGCAGCCGCCCTTGTGA